CGTTTACAATGGGAGTCGTGTATGAAAATGGGAGCATTTATGAAGTTTAAATCGTGTTTATGGGTTCTTTTGTTGATGATGGGGTTGGCCCATTGTTCGCCAAGTGGGGAAACTAATTTATCTGAAACGAAACTCAATAATCAAAATTACAAAATTGCTAATAGTGATGAGCTGGCTCAAGATTTACAGCAGATCAGTTCAAAAGTTTTATCCAACAAACAAATTCAAAATTCATCGGTGAGCGTTTTCCCGGTGACTCAAGGGGCTAAGCCCATATCGGTTGCCTTTCAGGCCGATAAAAAGTTTAAACTCACCTATTCGGATGGATCTTTTTTAGTGGGGCTTTGGGAAATGGAGGGTAATCAATTAAAACTCACTTTTATGGGGATATCGGCCCTGTTTGGGCTTGAATTTCCGACCGAAGAAAGCATTCAACTTTGGATCGAAAAAATTTTGGACGTTGAAGTTGAACCCGTTACGCCTACTAATGGAATAATCCTTTAAATGGGGACCTCTAAAAAGGGCCCAGATGCAAGGCGCCCGCAAAGACGCGACCGGAGCGTATATGGAAATACGTGAGGATCGTGGCTTTGCGGGCAACGCGGCAGATGGGTCGTTTTTAGAGGTCCCCTAATCAAAAATGTTGAGCTGTAGCTTGGCGGCCTCACTCATCCTGTCCTTACTCCAGGGTGGGTCCCACACCGTTTCAACCCGGCAAGCGGTCACTTCAGGAATCGTTTTTACTTTACTTTCTACTTCAGGGGGCAGGCTTTCAGCCACCGGGCACATGGGTGAGGTGAGGGTCATTTGAATTTCAACGGCGCCATTTTCTTGTACCTCGAGGTTGTAAATGAGCCCTAGCTCGTAGATGTCGACGGGGATTTCAGGGTCATAACAAGTTTTTAATACAGTGATTATTTTATTTTTGAGAGCAGTATTGTTGTCCATATCTTCTTCGTCATGCCGGACCTCGATCCGGCATCCACAATTATAGATCCCGGATCCCCGGATCAAGTCCGGGGCAGGCTTGTCCGGGATGACGATACCTCCATTTTTATTCACCTGTTTCTGTTGATACAATTGCGTCCGATCCTTCTAATGCCGATTTCATCGTGTGCCAGGCCAGGCTCGCGCATTTGACCCGAGCGGGGTATTCAGCCACTCCGGAAAATACGGCAAGCTTGCCCATCTTCGATGGATCCGCTAATTCAGTATGGCCCGTTACCATTTTGTGAAAGACCTCAAATAATTGCAAGGCCTCATGCTTGGTTTTGCCCTGCAAGGCATCCGTCATCATAGAGGCGCTCGCTTTTGAAATGGCACACCCTGAACCTAAAAAACTGATCGCATTAATTTTATCTTGGTTGAGTTTCAAATAAACGGTGAGTTGGTCACCACACAAAGGGTTGTTTCCCCGTGCCGTACGATTAGCATCGGCTAATTCATGAAAATGATGTGGGCTTCGATTGTGATCTAAGATCATTTCTTGATAGAGTTCACGTAAATCCGACATAGTTTAGTTCTCATTCCAGTCTATAAAATGTGTCATCCCGAGCTAAGCCTGCCCCGGACTCGATCCGGGGAGGGATCTTCCATTTCATTCAGATAAACAATCCAAAATAGAAGATTCGGAGTTTACCCTGAGCATTAGCGAAGGGGCACGCCTCAGAATGACATTTTTATTCAAACAATTTCTTTACTCTGTATATTCCCTTCACGAGTTGGTCTACCTCTTCTCTCGTATTATAAAAAGCAAACGAAGCCCGTGCCGTCGCGGGTAGCCCCAGGCGCAACATGAGGGGCATGGTACAATGGTGGCCGGTGCGAATGGCAATGCCCGATTGGTCGAGAATGGTGCCAATATCGTGGGGGTGGATGTCTTTTAAAATGAACGAAATCACCCCGACTTTTTCTTTTGCTTGCCCAATGATTTTAAGACCTGGCACCTCTTGTAAAGCATGGGTGGCATAAGCTAAAAGTTCTTTTTCGTAAATCTGAACGGCATTCCAATCTAATGAGTTGAGATAATCAAGGGCAGCGCCAAGCCCGATGGTGCCTGCAATATTGGGAGTGCCGGCTTCAAACTTATAGGGCAAGGTATTGTAAGTAGTTTTTTCAAACGTAACTTCGCGAATCATATCGCCACCGCCTTGATAAGGGGGCATCGTTTCCAAAAATGATTTTTTCCCATACAAAACCCCAATGCCGGTGGGGCCAAAGAGTTTATGCCCTGAAAAGGCAAAAAAATCACAATCCAAGGTTTGCACATTAATTTTCAAATGAGGGATCGATTGTGCACCATCAATGAGTACGGGCACGCCGTGGGCATGGGCCGTTTTAATTATTTCATGAACGGGATTTACGGTGCCAAGGGCATTGGAGACATGGCCAATAGTCAAGAGGCGAGTTTTTGAGTTGATGAGCTTAGGCAAT
The sequence above is drawn from the Deltaproteobacteria bacterium genome and encodes:
- a CDS encoding SUF system NifU family Fe-S cluster assembly protein, giving the protein MSDLRELYQEMILDHNRSPHHFHELADANRTARGNNPLCGDQLTVYLKLNQDKINAISFLGSGCAISKASASMMTDALQGKTKHEALQLFEVFHKMVTGHTELADPSKMGKLAVFSGVAEYPARVKCASLAWHTMKSALEGSDAIVSTETGE
- a CDS encoding SUF system Fe-S cluster assembly protein is translated as MDNNTALKNKIITVLKTCYDPEIPVDIYELGLIYNLEVQENGAVEIQMTLTSPMCPVAESLPPEVESKVKTIPEVTACRVETVWDPPWSKDRMSEAAKLQLNIFD
- a CDS encoding cysteine desulfurase gives rise to the protein MRLEPKILRQDFPILQQQFKGNRLVYLDNAATTQKPKIVIDTLQQYYAEDNANIHRGVHYLSERATEKYEQARKKVQQFIGAQEAQEIIFVRGTTEAINLVAQTFGRKNIKSGDEIILSTLEHHSNIVPWQILAQSLGAHLRVLPITDDGELALEQLPKLINSKTRLLTIGHVSNALGTVNPVHEIIKTAHAHGVPVLIDGAQSIPHLKINVQTLDCDFFAFSGHKLFGPTGIGVLYGKKSFLETMPPYQGGGDMIREVTFEKTTYNTLPYKFEAGTPNIAGTIGLGAALDYLNSLDWNAVQIYEKELLAYATHALQEVPGLKIIGQAKEKVGVISFILKDIHPHDIGTILDQSGIAIRTGHHCTMPLMLRLGLPATARASFAFYNTREEVDQLVKGIYRVKKLFE